The genome window GAGATTGGATGGGTTGGGGAGCAGGGTTTAATGGGGGGTGTTTTTGGGGTTTTAGGGTTTTAGGTGTTTTAGAGGTTTTAGGTGTTTTAGGGGTTGGATGACGGATGGCGGGTGACGGGTGACGGGTGATGGGTGTTTGATGCCTTGGGTTAGAAGTCTGAAGTTCAAAGCATGGGCTCGGGCTTCAGGCGTGGCCTTGTAATCCGCTGCTGACAGAATTTCCGCGCAGTATTTTTCCGTAAAACGCTGGAAATTGGCAATCTACTAGAACAACTACTATGCTTACAACGAATTCATCTTGGCTAAAGAAAGGAGCGTGGATTGCCGCTACCGCTTCATTCTTAGTGGTGGCGTGTGAAAAAAACATATTGAATACGGGACCTGTAGAATACGACGAGAAGGCTACCACAGATGCGACCATTGCTTCAGTTCCATACGACGATGCCTCCGTAATTGTAGATCTCGCTTATGAGGGCAATTACAATGGCAAGAACAATGATGTCCTTTCTTGCGCTGTCATCTCTGTGGATACACTGACTTCGGCTTTTCACCGAGTAATCATCGATTTTGGAACAGGTTGTACGGATGCTGCAGGCAATGTGAGAACGGGACAGATTAAAGCGACCTTCACGGTTCCACGAATTGCGGGAGGTGCAGTAACCGACTTAGAATTTATCAATTACACCTTCAATCAAGTTGAGGTTGCCGGTATTTATCATCAAGTTTTTACAGGGCTTAATTCATCTAGCCAACCAGAGTGGGCGGTTGATATTGACGGCTATGCAGCTTTTTCTCCTGGTGATACTCTTTTCTATGAAAGCACTCGGACGAGAACTTGGATTGATGGTTTTAATCCCTTTAATCCATCTTCTATCAGATTTGCCATAACGGGAGCTGCGAGTGGTCAACGTACCGGTCAACCACAATGGATTGCCACAGTGAAAGACGATCTGATTTGGAAGTACGGTTGCCCTTGGTTAGTTGAGGGGAAATACGAAATCAGTGTAGGGAATGCGAAAGTTTACGAAGTGGATTTCGGGAATGGTGACTGTGACGACGAAGCTACTGTTTCTGGCAGCGGCGGCTCCATCATCATCCAGTTATAAATTAAATTCTTCCGTTGTTCTTACCCAAGAGGTTGCACATGCGGTAGAGAATGCGAGCACCTACGTTTGCATCCCAATCGTCGTGCGGGCCTGGAGCAACTTCGTTCAAATCCATTCCGATAATGGTTCTGCCTGATTCGGAAAGGCGTTCAAACAAATAGAGAACTTCCTCTACATCGAATCCGCCTGCCACAGGAGTGCCAGTGTTTGGGCAAAGCTTGGGGTCTAGTCCGTCGATATCAAAGCTGATGTACACTTTGGAAGGCAGGTGTTCAATGATCTCTTCTACCTGTTCTTTCCACGTTTTTCCTTCGAACTTCGCTCGCTTCAAATCGCGATCAAAATAGGTGACCACTCTACCGTTTTGAGCGGCGATAGCATCCACTTCTTCTTCACAATAATCGCGGATTCCCACCTGAACCAACTTAGAAATCCGTTCTTCTTTCAGCGCATTGGTCATGATGGATGCATGCGAGTAATCAAATCCTTCATACGCATCTCTCAAATCCGCATGAGCATCAATTTGTAGGATTCCAAAACTGCGATGACGTTCTGCTAGCGCTTTGAGGTACCCCAAAGGAGTGCTGTGGTCACCCCCTAAAAGCACGACCAATTTATCTTTGTCTAAGTACTCCGACGTGCTCTCCTGAACCCACTTTACCATTTTGTGAGTGGCGTGGTTGATCTTCTCTAGTAGTTCGGCGGTCTTATTGTCTTCGTGGCCAGTTTCAAGGGCGCCTAAATAGGCAACTGCTTTTTCTCGATACTTGTCGCTCCGCTCTTTCCACTTGGTGTCAATCTTCGCCATGTACAATCCCATTTTCCAGGCATCGCGCACGTAGGGATCGTATAAATCCACTTGCTTAGAAGCTTCTAGAACCGCCTCCGGACCAAGGGCTGTTCCTCCTGAATAACTAACGGTGACTTCCCATGGAACTGGAAAGATGACAACTTCAGCATCTTTTGAATTGAAAGGTAGACCATAAATGCGATCTCCTGTAGCAAGTCCGTTTGGATCAAACTGAACAATTTTTTCTTCCTTGGTCATGTAGGTGCAGTTGAATACTACAAAGTTTACACTTTTTGCGACACCAAAGTTACTGCGAGGTTAAAAGACAACCATGGTACCAGTACGCGGTGGAGCCATCGGAAGATAAAGTTTGAATTTCAATCAGATACTGTCCGGGAACAAGAGTTTTGCGATTTTCGTCGAATCCATCCCAACGAAGTACATCACCTTTAGCGATGAGCACCTCCTTGAGAGGATGGGCAAGTGGCTGACCATCCGCTGTTATGATGTTGAGTGAACACGATTTTCCTTCCCATGAGTCGGGTAAATGAATGATGAGCTCATCATAGATGCCATCGTTATTCGGTGAAAATTGAGCGCGTTCCAAGGAGGGTTCATCCACTTGAAGAGGGGGGTGAAATCGATAGATACCCGGTGTTGCGTTTCCCGATCCTGTAGAAGTGGACGTCCATGCAGTCTCGCTTGAGGTGAATTGAATTCGGCGCAAACTCACACTGGTGTTTTTATCGGTTAGTGGATGGTAGCTGTCCTGTGACCAACGGGTGGAATCGAGCATTGTCCCCTCTGAATTGACGAGGCATAATCCTCCAATTGATGGTAGGTTCACCATGTTTCCCTTGTAGACGTGCGCTCGTGGATTGGAATGTGCGAAATGCGAGAATAGGGACAGTGGTTGATCACAGATTACGGCTGTTTCCCAAGGGCCGAGGAGTGTGCTATTGTCCGTTATGCGTGCAAGGTCTTCGGCACCATTATCCACCGACCATCTCCCTATGTAAACCTGCTCCAGGTCAATGGTGAAATTTCCAAAATTGACGATTTCAATGAATTCGGGTATGTCGTTTACGGGATCCACTAAGAGTTCAGTGATGCGAAGATGATTGGCAATTTCAGGCGCCCCTAAATAAGTTGCAGTGGTGTCAAAAACGAAACCTCCGCAGAAATCTCCATGGAGTTGAACTTGTCCTGTGTCAGATATATGCCAATTTCTTCGGGTGAGATTTGTAGCTATAGAAGGTTGGCCATTCGCGAGCAATTGTAAAAGAGGAAAGGCGAATTGAAGGGTGAATCCCGTATCGTTTGCGGCGATGTACTCCAAAGCATTGAGAGGAGCGTACAGGTTGGTTTCTGGCTTATTCTCTAGCCCGGGAGAACCACCATCGGTTCCTGCAGAGGACCATGCGCTCTCGGTTTCGCAACTGGGCCTGCTTTCATTTCTTTCAAGGGACCATCCACTTTTATCTTTCCACGATGAACTGTGCCATGATGGATTATATTCAACATAATCTATTACCTCGTTCCAATCATCCAGAAGTTCAAGGGTGCCTCCTGAATTGGGCAAGGAGGAGAAGTTCATTACGTAAACGTTGGGCTCAAGAGGTCCATTTGCGAAGGCCATTTTACCTACAAATGCAGTGTCCGGCAATGGGTATTTCTTTTCATTGATTCGAACCGTCCAGTCTTTCAATGAAACGGAGTCTGAAGCAAGAGCGTAAAGTTCAAAATACTCATGGGGCCATGGGCTTTCAGTGTTTGCATTGTAGTGAATTTCGGAGAAGTGCACCCATCGGTAAATAGGACGGACTAGTGTTGTTTGCAGCGTGTCTGCAGGCAGTCCGGCATTGTCTATAAAGGATTCTAAGCTGATTTGATACGTCCCATCAGATGCGCCTGAATTTCGTTGTAAGATGAATTCCGAGTTTGAGTTTCTGGAAACCGTCCAGATTATACTTTGATTGTCCACTACAGTGGATGGAAATTGTAGGATGCTTTTGGAGAACTGAATTTCTAATCGTGTTCTACTCTTCCATTCAACTGCGCTAATTTTAGGGGGAATTGTATCGCGATAAGGAATGCCGCTAACATGAATGTCATCCCAAAAGACTTTTGTGGCTCTCGTCTTCGTGTATTTGGCTCCTATGCCGAAGCGTTGAGAGGAGAAATGCTGGTCATCGAAAGCAGAATCCGAGTATTCCCATGAAGTTGAATCACGTTTGAGATTGAGTGTCCAATAGTGGTTGGGAGAACGCTGGACTTCCCAGAATAGCGTCACTGAGGCGAGATCTAGATAGTCAACAGGAGATTGCAGAAGTGTTTGCGATTGTGCACCTGTATTTCGGACGAGTTTCACACGATCAGCAGATTGTCCAGCAACTCGTAATTCTACAGTGTTTCCAAGGGTGTCATCACACAGTACTAATGTGGCGAAGTTGGCGCTGGAAGGGTTAAAGTCCATCGCGATGTAGCCGCTCCAAATGCCAGTCTTTTCTGCCGTGGATGGTGCGTAGATCCAGCTTTCACCAGCATTGGAATCATTGAG of Phaeocystidibacter marisrubri contains these proteins:
- a CDS encoding agmatinase family protein; the protein is MTKEEKIVQFDPNGLATGDRIYGLPFNSKDAEVVIFPVPWEVTVSYSGGTALGPEAVLEASKQVDLYDPYVRDAWKMGLYMAKIDTKWKERSDKYREKAVAYLGALETGHEDNKTAELLEKINHATHKMVKWVQESTSEYLDKDKLVVLLGGDHSTPLGYLKALAERHRSFGILQIDAHADLRDAYEGFDYSHASIMTNALKEERISKLVQVGIRDYCEEEVDAIAAQNGRVVTYFDRDLKRAKFEGKTWKEQVEEIIEHLPSKVYISFDIDGLDPKLCPNTGTPVAGGFDVEEVLYLFERLSESGRTIIGMDLNEVAPGPHDDWDANVGARILYRMCNLLGKNNGRI